GACGACGCCGGGGCTCACCGCGTTGATGCGGATACCCTTCTGCGCGTACTCGACCGCGGCGGTGCGCGTGAGCGCGACGAGGCCGGCCTTGGAGGCGGCGTAGATCGAGAGCCCGGGGAAGAAGCGCGACGTGGCCACCGACGCACAGTTGACGATCGAGCCCCCGCCGCTCGCGAGCATGGCTTTGATCTGGTACTTCATGCACCAGAAGACGCCGCGGAGGTTCGTGTCCATGACCAGGTCGTAGTCGGCGTTGGACAGGTCGGCGAGCGGCACCAAGAAGCCGGCTCCGGCGTTGTTGAAGCTGCAGTCGAGGCGACCATAGGTGGAGACCGCGGCCTTCACGAGCGCCTCGACGTCGCCCTCGACCCGCATGTCGGCGGTGACCCAGGTGATCTCCCCGCCGCGATCCTTGACGGCCGCGACGAGCTCGCGCCCCTGCGCCTCGCGCCGCGCGCTCGCGACGACCTTGGCGCCCTCGGCGGCCAGCGCGACCGCCGTCGCTCTGCCGATGCCCGAGCTCGCGCCCGTGACGATGACGACCTTGTCTTTCAGAGCTCCCATGCTTCACATCCCTCCCGAAGGTGGCCGGCGCCTCCATGACAGGCGCCGGTGCTCGTGAAACGCCGAGTAAGGAACAACCGTCTTCGACCGTCTGGAACGCAAACGGAGCGCGCAGAGCGGGCCCAAGACGATGCCAAGGGCGAGTACGAAAGGGAAGGGATTCCGGCGCTCTCCGCGCGGTAACGCGACGCGCACGAGACGCGCAACAGGGCTCCTTGTGCCGAGGTGTCGCGCGTGCGTCGCCCTGGTTGCGCCGGGCTGCGTGGATGTGGGTCGCGTCACCCTCGACCGAGGCGGCGTCGGCGCGCAGCGCGCGCGGCCGGGGCGGAGTTGGGCTATAGGCCGGCGTCCATGAACCGACCGTACCTCATCGCCGGGGCGCTCCTCCTGGCCGGCCAGCTCTTCGCGCTCGGCTGCAGCGCCCCCAAGCCGGAGCCCGAGATCGCGTCCTCGGCCTCGCAGAGCGGCTATGCGGGGCGCTACCCGGCCGAGCTGCAGGCGACGGCCACGTCGTTCGGCGAGCGCGAGGACCTCTCGAAGCGCGCCACGGAGCAGTTCGCGTCCTATCCCGACCAGCTCAAGAAGCCGGACTGGAAGCAGGTCCTCGACGTCATCGAGCAAGCGGACGCGGCGGGCCGGAGCTACGACTACGTGGAGCGCGTGCGCGCCGTCGACGGCGCTGTGGCGTTCTTCAACGACAACAAGGAGGACCTCACCCGCAAGGTGAGCGGCGCCGCGCAGTACGTCGTCAAGCAGAAGGGGTGCGACGTCGACGTCACCGGCGCCACGGCGCACGCGCTCGAGGAGGGCGTCGAGCGCCAGCTCGAGAAGTACGTCCGCGAGCGCAGCGAGGCGCACCGCCGCATCGAGCGCTACCGCGCCTCGCTCGGCAAGGAGAACGCCGCGACGCTCGAGAAGCAGGCCGACGCCGTGAGCTTCGTGAGCTACGTCGTCCACATCGACATGGTCGAGCACAAGCTCCGGCTCCGCCGGATGCTCGAGGAGATCGAGACCATCAAGAAGTCGATCGACG
The DNA window shown above is from Sorangium aterium and carries:
- a CDS encoding SDR family NAD(P)-dependent oxidoreductase, which translates into the protein MGALKDKVVIVTGASSGIGRATAVALAAEGAKVVASARREAQGRELVAAVKDRGGEITWVTADMRVEGDVEALVKAAVSTYGRLDCSFNNAGAGFLVPLADLSNADYDLVMDTNLRGVFWCMKYQIKAMLASGGGSIVNCASVATSRFFPGLSIYAASKAGLVALTRTAAVEYAQKGIRINAVSPGVVESEMATAGWRLDDPQGRAFAASLHAMNRVGGPHEVAALVAFLFSDKASFITGQEVAVDGGLLSAAWPANYAGGG